A part of Capsicum annuum cultivar UCD-10X-F1 chromosome 6, UCD10Xv1.1, whole genome shotgun sequence genomic DNA contains:
- the LOC124899542 gene encoding uncharacterized protein LOC124899542, translating into MAVWECSGDVDVMWDRAASCITESAREVLGVSRGRAGQHKGDWWWNEEVEKKAEIKKEAYVKLIESKDAEEKWVNREVYKVARKEAKLAVMAAKVAAFERLYAGDGRVDAEYSRGGAVVYVVCGRCSAD; encoded by the exons ATGGCGGTGTGGGAGTGTAGCGGGGACGTGGAtgttatgtgggatagggctgccaGTTGCATCACGGAGTCGgctagagaagtgttgggtgtttcgagggggCGGGCAGGACAGCAtaagggggattggtggtggaatgaagaagtcgAGAAGAAAGCGGAGATTAAGAAGGAGGCATATGTTAAgctgattgagagtaaagatgcaGAGGAGAAGTGGGTGAATAGGGAGGTCTACAAAGTAGCAAGGAAAGAGGCTAAGCTAGCAGTTATGGCTGCTAAGGTAGCAGCGTTTGAAAGATtatatgcggg tgatggacgtgttgatgcggagtattcaaggggaggtgccgttgTGTATGTTGTTTGCGgacgatgtagtgctgattga
- the LOC107873082 gene encoding protein OBERON 2: MKEKVTSSGMKVEPLPSDSPVGTITCKAGNRMCSSLTAENPFLETVFCDICCIEPDFCRDCSCILCRKSISLDYDGYSYIRCETTVIDGYLCGHIAHLNCALRCYLAGTVGGSIGLDAEFMCRYCDAKTDLVPHVAKLLNICTSVASRADMEKILNVGFCILRGSQKRSANQLLHRIESIKAKLEQGVCIEDVFKVEGCVDCTACFWMQIQNPSRIQKTLDDYSHLSKR, from the exons ATGAAAGAGAAGGTTACGTCGTCAGGGATGAAAGTCGAGCCTTTACCATCTGATTCTCCTGTCGGAACTATTACTTGTAAGGCTGGTAACAGAATGTGTAGCAGTTTGACAGCAGAAAATCCTTTTCTGGAAACCGTGTTTTGTGATATCTGTTGCATTGAGCCAGATTTTTGCCGAGACTGTAGCTGTATCCTTTGTCGTAAGTCTATCAGTTTGGATTATGATGGTTACAGTTATATTCGATGTGAAACAACCGTAATTGATGGCTACCTATGTGGACACATTGCCCATTTAAACTGTGCTCTACGATGTTACTTGGCTGGGACCGTCGGAGGAAGCATCGGTTTGGATGCAGAGTTTATGTGTCGATATTGTGATGCAAAGACGGATTTGGTTCCACATGTTGCGAAGCTTTTAAACATCTGCACATCTGTTGCTTCCCGTGCTGACATGGAAAAGATTCTGAATGTTGGCTTTTGTATTTTGCGTGGCTCACAAAAAAGGAGTGCAAACCAGTTGTTGCACCGTATTGAATCAATCAAGGCAAAG CTTGAACAAGGAGTCTGCATTGAAGATGTATTCAAAGTGGAAGGCTGTGTGGATTGCACTG CTTGTTTCTGGATGCAAATTCAAAATCCCAGCCGAATTCAAAAGACACTTGATGATTATTCACATCTGTCTAAACGTTAG